One segment of Saprospiraceae bacterium DNA contains the following:
- a CDS encoding T9SS type A sorting domain-containing protein, translating into MRHIYIVLVFLFPQLVLAQPYFFARVLELPGGSVATAGEALMSDPITELSMNRSQKAWPLQAGSNDCVSPVSGYFRDVVQNSDYLPIVSPSNEWTVKHYELFLISRRKYRFSPDSVLINGKHHYELTYTDSFYGFKATGRYYREENGIVYTSAGEVVYNLNLGTNDTLPSNQSANQGARTVLALGTAIFDDSLPRKTMTVQCATDPTAPPVTVVEGIGDMQIFFHSEVQCINPLDGPSDYIVCYSVNGEIVYMKPDENCDLSSTTLPEKRALASVFPNPTADWLYIDIPVNVTEPTYQVRIYSALGACTFSPKQSTADGLLLIDVSGLNPGSYWGVVWGNDGKAFPFMFVKKND; encoded by the coding sequence ATGCGACACATTTACATTGTCCTTGTTTTTCTCTTCCCTCAACTCGTCTTGGCACAACCGTATTTCTTCGCCCGCGTACTCGAACTACCCGGCGGGAGCGTCGCGACTGCAGGAGAAGCGTTGATGTCCGATCCTATCACGGAGCTTAGTATGAACCGGAGCCAGAAAGCCTGGCCATTGCAGGCTGGTAGCAACGATTGCGTTTCACCGGTCAGCGGATATTTCCGGGACGTTGTTCAAAATTCAGATTATTTGCCTATCGTATCCCCTAGCAACGAATGGACGGTGAAGCATTACGAACTTTTCCTGATTTCCCGCAGGAAGTACCGTTTCTCCCCCGACTCTGTGTTGATCAATGGAAAACACCATTATGAATTGACATATACCGATAGTTTCTATGGATTTAAAGCCACGGGGCGGTATTACCGGGAGGAAAACGGCATCGTATATACTTCTGCCGGTGAAGTAGTATACAATCTGAACCTCGGCACCAATGATACGCTACCCTCCAACCAGAGTGCCAACCAGGGCGCCCGGACTGTCTTAGCGCTGGGAACGGCTATTTTTGACGACAGTTTACCGCGCAAAACCATGACGGTGCAATGTGCGACCGATCCGACTGCCCCCCCGGTCACTGTCGTAGAAGGTATTGGCGATATGCAGATTTTCTTTCACTCGGAAGTACAGTGCATCAATCCGCTTGATGGCCCATCGGATTATATCGTGTGTTATTCGGTTAACGGGGAAATCGTATACATGAAGCCTGACGAAAACTGCGACCTGTCTTCGACGACCCTCCCCGAAAAACGGGCGCTCGCCTCCGTATTCCCCAATCCGACAGCCGACTGGCTTTATATTGATATTCCGGTCAATGTGACCGAGCCGACCTATCAGGTTCGGATTTATAGCGCCTTGGGTGCATGTACATTCAGCCCCAAACAATCCACAGCCGACGGTTTGTTGTTGATAGATGTTTCTGGGCTAAATCCGGGCAGTTATTGGGGCGTGGTGTGGGGTAATGATGGAAAGGCCTTTCCTTTTATGTTCGTTAAGAAAAACGATTGA
- a CDS encoding T9SS type A sorting domain-containing protein — protein MKNIIFILLAFQCATVTGQNWYSKIIDPFDGKQELADAMILVGDTLLIRARTIGNTDSFLYSSVLKYDYSTDVIADAKYFNEVESGVNFIYSEPTRLLLSSQDVPDLKNITVNVINKLSLQQDTSILLTIPDDRYYSHTIKKAIKFGDKFFMGCQVLDSQTFVPYTGWYKDQENAVFFVLNDNLQTDTVLIIPPTSGAFLKIEDLAVGSDSILYVSFLERYLVSNVPFPYLENRHVIYGFDKGYQKVFEWFGPDFSVDDTRSCLAAAADSTLYHVYQSDYSHVHVVARRPAGQVIWDMKIDSTIGQRLYHISKLMVAQNGDLVVAGAISAVGDKLGQSGFIARISPQGVLKWKRAFRVNQNFAPTLPEDFPYQAGFKDLAELPGGDLLAAGYVHKYVGGAPPANPFNFDIWLVRTSSEGCLWDDCGYIQDIVTKDNYIPLVTPDNEWVADYLLPPFPPEIRRYTFSSDSTLLSGKYYRQLLYSKSMSGGPWQSTGEYLREDNGKVFKIWVNGNQPERLVYDMDFGVGDTLVPDPALGQGDRKIVQVGTIELLDGVPRKFLLLKSTQCVDTTMWIEGMGDVARLFWTEVFCSLGEDFPPAFIRCFSTNGQLLYKRPDVDGCYTSSSKDVVLLEMKVYPNPASDVLLFDMEDISLINSVNIFDATGHLMLSNQKILSEGKIDVSHLPNGFYIGTAYFKNKTQKSFKIIINR, from the coding sequence ATGAAAAATATAATTTTTATCCTGCTGGCTTTTCAATGTGCTACGGTGACTGGCCAAAACTGGTATTCAAAAATCATAGACCCCTTCGATGGAAAACAGGAATTGGCAGATGCCATGATTCTTGTGGGCGACACACTTTTGATACGGGCAAGGACGATAGGCAATACGGATAGTTTTTTGTATTCCTCTGTTTTAAAATACGACTACAGCACCGATGTCATTGCTGATGCCAAGTATTTTAATGAGGTAGAAAGTGGTGTAAATTTTATTTATTCGGAGCCTACCAGACTATTGCTGTCTTCCCAAGATGTGCCAGACCTAAAAAATATCACGGTTAATGTGATAAATAAGTTGTCGCTCCAACAGGACACTTCGATTTTGTTAACTATTCCAGACGATAGGTATTATAGCCATACAATAAAAAAAGCGATAAAATTTGGAGACAAATTTTTCATGGGATGCCAGGTTTTGGACAGCCAAACCTTTGTCCCTTACACGGGGTGGTACAAAGACCAGGAAAACGCTGTTTTTTTTGTTTTGAACGACAACCTTCAAACAGATACCGTTCTTATAATCCCGCCCACCTCCGGCGCTTTTCTCAAGATTGAAGACCTTGCGGTCGGCTCCGACTCGATTCTTTATGTATCCTTTCTCGAAAGATACCTTGTCTCAAACGTCCCGTTTCCTTATCTGGAGAACCGCCACGTGATTTACGGGTTTGACAAAGGGTACCAAAAGGTATTCGAATGGTTCGGGCCGGACTTCTCCGTCGATGACACCCGCTCCTGCCTGGCTGCCGCAGCGGATTCCACGCTGTACCATGTTTATCAGAGCGACTATTCACACGTCCATGTTGTGGCGAGGAGGCCCGCTGGCCAAGTTATATGGGACATGAAGATTGATTCCACAATAGGGCAACGCCTGTACCACATCAGCAAATTAATGGTGGCACAAAACGGCGACCTTGTTGTGGCGGGCGCCATATCGGCGGTTGGCGACAAACTTGGCCAGTCCGGATTCATCGCACGGATAAGCCCGCAGGGCGTCCTGAAATGGAAAAGGGCGTTTCGGGTGAACCAAAATTTTGCCCCGACCCTTCCGGAGGACTTCCCTTATCAAGCAGGATTCAAAGACTTGGCCGAGCTGCCCGGCGGTGACCTGTTGGCCGCGGGTTACGTCCACAAATATGTGGGCGGAGCTCCGCCAGCCAATCCCTTCAATTTCGATATCTGGCTTGTGCGAACTAGCAGCGAGGGCTGTCTTTGGGATGATTGCGGCTACATTCAGGACATTGTCACAAAAGACAACTACATACCGCTCGTAACGCCCGACAACGAATGGGTGGCAGATTATCTGCTTCCCCCGTTTCCGCCAGAAATACGGCGATATACCTTTTCATCTGACTCTACCCTTTTGTCAGGCAAGTATTACCGGCAATTGCTCTATTCCAAAAGCATGAGCGGCGGGCCATGGCAGTCCACGGGCGAATATTTACGTGAGGATAACGGGAAAGTGTTCAAAATATGGGTAAACGGAAACCAGCCCGAGCGCCTGGTCTATGATATGGATTTCGGGGTTGGCGACACGCTCGTTCCTGACCCTGCCTTGGGACAAGGCGACAGGAAAATTGTACAGGTGGGCACTATAGAACTGCTGGACGGCGTACCGAGAAAATTTCTCTTGCTCAAAAGCACCCAATGCGTTGACACAACCATGTGGATAGAGGGGATGGGGGACGTGGCGCGCCTGTTCTGGACGGAGGTCTTCTGTTCCCTGGGAGAAGACTTCCCGCCCGCTTTCATTAGATGTTTCAGCACCAACGGCCAGCTGCTCTATAAGCGGCCCGATGTGGACGGGTGCTACACGAGCTCGTCGAAGGACGTTGTTTTGCTTGAAATGAAAGTCTATCCGAACCCGGCATCGGACGTGCTGCTTTTTGACATGGAGGATATATCCCTAATCAACAGCGTCAACATATTCGATGCAACTGGACACCTCATGTTGAGCAATCAAAAAATTTTGAGTGAAGGCAAAATAGATGTCTCGCATCTTCCAAATGGGTTTTATATTGGCACTGCCTATTTTAAAAACAAAACCCAAAAGTCATTTAAAATAATAATAAATAGATAA